A part of Pantoea vagans genomic DNA contains:
- the rutC gene encoding pyrimidine utilization protein C: MPKSIIVPPGTTTPIAPFVPGTLADGVVYVSGTLPFDGDNNVVHVGDAAAQARHVLETIKKVIETAGGTMADVTFNSIFITDWSNYAAVNQVYAEYFPGEKPARFCIQCGLVKPDALIEIASVAHIGKPEV; this comes from the coding sequence ATGCCGAAAAGTATTATTGTGCCGCCAGGCACCACCACACCCATCGCCCCGTTTGTCCCTGGCACGCTGGCAGATGGTGTGGTCTATGTCTCGGGTACGCTGCCGTTTGATGGTGACAACAACGTGGTCCATGTAGGTGATGCCGCCGCGCAGGCCCGTCACGTGCTGGAAACGATTAAAAAGGTGATTGAGACCGCCGGTGGCACGATGGCCGATGTGACATTTAACTCGATCTTTATCACCGACTGGTCGAATTACGCCGCGGTGAATCAGGTTTACGCCGAATACTTTCCCGGTGAAAAGCCTGCCCGTTTCTGCATTCAGTGCGGACTGGTCAAGCCTGACGCGCTGATTGAAATCGCCAGCGTGGCGCATATCGGCAAGCCGGAGGTCTGA
- the rutD gene encoding pyrimidine utilization protein D, translating to MQLDILGLQNPEAPTLVLSSGLGGVAGFWQPQLAALTARYRVVLYDQRGTGRSADSLPEGYSMAMMAAELADALAQHGILRFSVIGHALGGLVGMQLALDYPDRIERIVVINGWLTLHPHTRRCFQVRQDLLLNVGVEAFVRAQPLFLYPAEWMAEHQIRLEQEDSHHVTHFQGMENLMRRLHALMSADFSARAAGIPQPVLVIASQDDLLVPWSCSVALAGALPNATEEMMAWGGHAMSVTDPDNFNALLLQWLDQTDDVQPLQRVAG from the coding sequence ATGCAGCTGGATATTCTGGGCCTGCAAAATCCCGAGGCACCGACGCTGGTGCTCTCTTCCGGTCTGGGCGGCGTGGCGGGTTTCTGGCAGCCACAGCTGGCGGCGCTGACGGCACGCTATCGGGTCGTGCTCTATGACCAGCGCGGTACCGGTCGCAGCGCGGACAGCTTACCGGAAGGCTACAGCATGGCGATGATGGCGGCAGAGCTGGCTGACGCGCTGGCGCAGCACGGCATCCTGCGCTTCAGCGTGATCGGTCACGCACTGGGCGGTCTGGTGGGCATGCAGCTGGCGCTGGATTATCCGGATCGGATCGAACGGATTGTGGTGATCAACGGCTGGCTGACACTGCATCCGCATACCCGCCGTTGCTTCCAGGTGCGTCAGGATTTGCTGCTCAATGTCGGCGTCGAGGCCTTCGTCCGTGCTCAGCCGCTGTTTCTCTATCCTGCTGAGTGGATGGCAGAGCATCAGATACGGCTGGAGCAGGAAGATAGTCATCATGTGACGCATTTTCAGGGGATGGAAAACCTGATGCGACGACTGCACGCCCTGATGAGCGCTGACTTCAGCGCACGGGCTGCCGGCATTCCACAGCCGGTGCTGGTCATCGCCAGCCAGGACGATCTGCTGGTGCCATGGAGCTGCTCAGTGGCGCTGGCCGGGGCGCTTCCGAACGCCACTGAAGAGATGATGGCCTGGGGTGGCCACGCCATGAGCGTCACCGACCCCGACAACTTTAATGCCCTGCTGCTGCAGTGGCTGGATCAGACGGATGACGTGCAGCCACTGCAGCGCGTCGCAGGATAA
- the rutF gene encoding NADH-dependent FMN reductase RutF, protein MSLETLTPDVEKTEFRHAMSRLGAAVNIITTEGPAGRAGFTASAVCSVTDSPPTLLVCLNRSASVYPVFRDNMQLCVNTLAAGHEALSTLFGGKTPMAERFSAAEWSTAVTGSPVLSGAVASFDCRITQIVSVGTHDTLFCEVVGIVRNDDTHGLMWFDRGYHPLLRQDA, encoded by the coding sequence ATGAGCCTGGAAACCCTTACCCCAGACGTTGAGAAAACTGAGTTTCGTCATGCGATGTCGCGGCTGGGTGCGGCGGTCAACATCATCACCACGGAAGGTCCGGCCGGACGCGCAGGCTTTACCGCCTCGGCGGTGTGCAGCGTCACCGATTCACCGCCGACGCTGCTGGTCTGCCTTAACCGTTCCGCCTCAGTTTATCCGGTTTTTCGCGACAACATGCAGCTTTGCGTCAATACACTGGCGGCGGGACACGAAGCGCTTTCTACTCTGTTCGGCGGGAAAACGCCGATGGCCGAGCGGTTTAGTGCCGCTGAGTGGTCGACGGCCGTGACCGGCTCGCCGGTACTGAGCGGCGCGGTTGCCTCCTTTGACTGCCGCATTACGCAGATTGTCAGCGTCGGTACGCATGACACCCTGTTCTGCGAAGTCGTGGGCATCGTGCGAAATGATGATACCCACGGCCTTATGTGGTTTGACCGGGGCTACCATCCCCTGTTGCGGCAGGATGCCTGA
- the rutG gene encoding pyrimidine utilization transport protein G, whose protein sequence is MARSWFPQWQKKSALTENGIIAPDETLPLGQTLVLGLQHAVAMFGATVLMPLLMGLDPNLAILVSGIGTLLFFFITGGRVPSYLGSSAAFVGVVIAVTGFSGQGLNPNLSVALGGVIACGLLYTLIGLVVMKSGTRWIENLMPPVVTGAVVMAIGLNLAPIAVHSVSASSFDSWVAVMTVLCIGLVAVFTRGMVQRLLILVGLILAWAIYALLTNVLGLGKPVDFTLLSQAAWFGLPHTTAPTFDLQAMVLIAPVAIILVAENLGHLKAVAGMTGRNLDPYMGRAFVGDGLATMLSGSMGGSGVTTYAENIGVMAVTKVYSTLAFVAAAIIAILAGFSPKFGALIHTIPAPVIGGASIVVFGLIAVAGARIWVQNHVDLGQNSNLIMVATTLVLGAGDFALKIGSFTLGGIGTATFGAIILNAILRRRSAQQDKPLARQQG, encoded by the coding sequence ATGGCACGATCCTGGTTTCCGCAATGGCAAAAGAAGTCGGCACTGACAGAAAACGGCATTATCGCCCCGGATGAGACACTGCCGCTGGGGCAGACGCTGGTGCTGGGTTTGCAGCATGCGGTGGCGATGTTTGGCGCAACGGTGCTGATGCCGCTGCTGATGGGGCTGGATCCCAATCTGGCGATTCTGGTCTCAGGTATTGGTACCCTGCTGTTCTTCTTTATCACCGGTGGTCGCGTGCCCAGCTATCTCGGGTCGAGCGCCGCCTTTGTTGGCGTCGTGATTGCGGTGACCGGCTTCAGTGGTCAGGGACTGAATCCCAACCTCAGCGTGGCGCTGGGCGGCGTAATCGCCTGCGGCCTGCTCTACACGCTGATTGGGCTGGTGGTCATGAAGTCAGGCACGCGCTGGATTGAAAATCTGATGCCGCCGGTAGTAACCGGTGCGGTGGTGATGGCGATCGGGCTGAATCTGGCACCGATTGCGGTTCATAGCGTCTCCGCCTCTTCATTTGACAGCTGGGTCGCGGTGATGACCGTGCTCTGTATCGGTCTGGTTGCCGTGTTTACCCGCGGGATGGTACAGCGCCTGCTGATTCTGGTCGGCCTGATTCTGGCCTGGGCGATCTATGCGCTGCTGACCAATGTTCTGGGACTGGGCAAGCCGGTCGATTTTACCCTGCTGTCACAGGCCGCCTGGTTTGGCCTGCCGCACACCACCGCACCGACCTTTGATCTGCAGGCGATGGTACTGATCGCCCCGGTGGCGATCATTCTGGTGGCGGAAAATCTGGGACACCTGAAAGCCGTGGCGGGCATGACCGGCCGTAACCTCGATCCTTACATGGGACGTGCCTTTGTGGGCGATGGACTGGCCACGATGCTTTCCGGCTCGATGGGCGGCAGTGGCGTAACCACCTATGCCGAGAATATCGGTGTGATGGCCGTGACTAAGGTCTACTCCACGCTGGCGTTTGTCGCTGCAGCCATCATTGCCATCCTCGCCGGTTTCTCACCGAAGTTTGGTGCGCTGATCCACACCATTCCGGCCCCGGTGATTGGCGGCGCATCCATTGTGGTGTTCGGGCTGATTGCGGTGGCGGGCGCACGCATCTGGGTGCAGAACCATGTCGATTTAGGTCAGAACAGTAATCTGATTATGGTTGCCACCACGCTGGTGCTCGGCGCAGGGGATTTCGCGCTGAAGATCGGCTCTTTCACGCTGGGCGGGATCGGCACTGCCACCTTTGGCGCGATTATACTCAATGCCATTCTGCGCCGTCGCAGCGCGCAGCAGGACAAACCGCTGGCGCGACAGCAGGGTTAA
- a CDS encoding DMT family transporter has product MSDTPRGLTLRLTRQELVLLFITMIWGGTFLVVHRAMQHSGPFFFVGLRFATAALLLALFFRRYLAGMTWLEVKAGTLIGLSIAGGYGLQTWGMQTISSSQSAFLTALYVPVVPLLQWLFLRRPPGLMSWLGIVLAFTGLLLVAGPQDGRISLNAGEIATLLSTLAIAAEIILISRYAGQVDVRRVTLIQLAVASLCAFVLMIPNGETVPVISTPLLLSALGLGATSALIQVTMNWAQRSVSPTRATVIYAGEPVWAGVVGRIAGERLPALALLGGALIVCGVIVSELRLKRKKAVQPAATPLE; this is encoded by the coding sequence ATGTCGGACACACCCCGCGGTTTAACTCTGCGCCTGACGCGGCAGGAGCTGGTATTACTTTTTATCACCATGATCTGGGGCGGCACCTTCCTGGTGGTGCATCGTGCGATGCAGCATTCCGGCCCGTTCTTCTTTGTCGGACTGCGTTTCGCCACCGCCGCGCTGCTGCTGGCACTGTTTTTCCGCCGTTATCTGGCCGGCATGACCTGGCTGGAAGTAAAAGCGGGCACGCTGATCGGCCTGTCGATTGCCGGGGGTTATGGTCTTCAGACCTGGGGCATGCAGACTATCTCCAGCAGCCAGTCTGCGTTTCTTACTGCGCTTTATGTTCCGGTGGTGCCGCTGCTGCAGTGGCTGTTTTTACGCCGTCCGCCGGGATTGATGTCGTGGCTGGGGATTGTGCTGGCATTTACCGGCTTGTTGCTGGTGGCCGGACCGCAGGATGGCCGCATCAGCCTGAATGCAGGTGAAATAGCGACGCTACTCAGCACCCTGGCGATTGCCGCCGAGATTATCTTAATCAGCCGCTATGCCGGTCAGGTTGATGTACGCCGCGTGACGCTAATCCAGCTGGCGGTGGCGTCGCTGTGTGCCTTTGTGCTGATGATCCCCAATGGGGAAACGGTGCCTGTAATCTCAACGCCGCTGCTGCTCAGCGCGCTGGGGCTGGGCGCGACCAGCGCACTGATTCAGGTCACCATGAACTGGGCGCAACGCAGCGTTTCGCCAACCCGCGCCACGGTAATCTATGCCGGAGAACCGGTCTGGGCGGGCGTCGTGGGGCGTATTGCCGGTGAGCGCCTGCCTGCGCTGGCGTTGCTGGGTGGGGCGCTGATCGTCTGCGGCGTGATCGTCAGTGAGCTGCGGCTGAAACGGAAAAAAGCGGTGCAGCCTGCTGCCACACCGCTGGAGTAA
- a CDS encoding general stress protein, with product MTTHRGGSGNFAENRERAAEAGRKGGKNSGGNFKNDPQRAARAGEKGGRSSPKKADA from the coding sequence ATGACAACACATCGTGGAGGTTCAGGAAATTTTGCTGAGAACCGTGAACGTGCCGCAGAAGCGGGACGCAAAGGGGGAAAAAACAGCGGCGGTAATTTCAAAAACGATCCGCAGCGCGCTGCGCGCGCCGGTGAAAAGGGCGGGCGCAGCAGTCCTAAAAAAGCGGACGCATAA
- the wrbA gene encoding NAD(P)H:quinone oxidoreductase produces MAKILVLYYSMYGHIETMANAVAEGARRVPGAEVDILRVPETMEADRFAQVGGKTNQQAAEATPEVLPQYDAIIVGTPTRFGNMSGQMRTFWDRTGGLWASGALFGKVASVFTSTGTGGGQEQTITSVWTTLAHHGMVIVPIGYGTKELFDISQVRGGTPYGATTLVGGDGSRQPTEAELNIARFQGEHVAGLTVKLQD; encoded by the coding sequence ATGGCCAAAATTCTGGTGCTCTATTACTCGATGTACGGACATATTGAAACGATGGCGAACGCGGTTGCAGAAGGCGCTCGTCGGGTTCCCGGCGCGGAAGTGGATATCCTGCGGGTACCAGAAACGATGGAGGCCGATCGCTTTGCACAGGTGGGCGGCAAAACCAATCAGCAGGCAGCAGAAGCGACGCCTGAGGTACTGCCGCAGTATGACGCGATTATCGTCGGCACCCCGACCCGCTTTGGCAACATGTCCGGACAGATGCGGACGTTCTGGGACCGCACCGGCGGTCTCTGGGCGTCAGGCGCGCTGTTTGGCAAGGTTGCCAGCGTCTTTACCTCAACCGGCACTGGCGGCGGTCAGGAACAGACCATTACCTCGGTCTGGACCACGCTGGCGCATCACGGCATGGTAATTGTGCCTATCGGTTACGGCACCAAAGAGTTGTTTGATATCTCACAGGTTCGCGGTGGCACGCCTTATGGTGCGACCACGCTGGTGGGCGGCGATGGTTCGCGTCAGCCGACAGAAGCGGAACTGAATATTGCCCGTTTCCAGGGTGAACACGTTGCCGGACTGACAGTGAAACTGCAGGACTGA
- a CDS encoding YccJ family protein: MSTEQSKAHHVGEWASLRHTSPEIAEAIFEVANYDERLAEEIWRQQGSDDVLIRAFEKTDKDLLTWDDKPVERKNV; this comes from the coding sequence ATGTCTACTGAACAATCGAAAGCACACCACGTTGGCGAGTGGGCCAGTCTGCGTCATACCTCCCCTGAAATTGCCGAGGCCATTTTCGAAGTGGCGAATTACGATGAGAGACTGGCAGAAGAGATCTGGCGTCAGCAAGGCAGCGATGATGTGCTGATTCGTGCCTTTGAAAAAACCGATAAAGATCTCCTGACCTGGGATGACAAGCCCGTAGAACGTAAGAACGTCTGA
- a CDS encoding NAD-dependent succinate-semialdehyde dehydrogenase, which yields MSSYQSINPANNQLLKSWPSHDEAAVSHALDVADRLFHSSWSKGEIQPRLQVLKKLADLIDSRAEELATIASKEMGKLIGQSRGEVKICSQIARYYAENAERILQPQSYPSELGEAWVEYHPIGVLVAVEPWNFPYYQLMRVLAPNLALGNPVLAKHANIVPHCADVFEKLVREAGAPEGAWTNLFISTDQVADLIADDRVQGVALTGSERAGSAVAEQAGKHLKKSTLELGGNDVFVVLDDADLDEAVRQGVQARLSNCGQVCTAAKRFILHEKIADRFISQFSAALSAATLGDPLDEKTTLGPLSSADARDRLVKQVNEAVANGAKLVTGGKAVEGEGCFYQPTILTGITPDNPAYYQEFFGPVAQVYVVGDDQAAVALANDSHYGLGGSVWTRDIARGRKLASAIETGMVFINSQSDTSAELPFGGVKRSGYGRELSDLGIKEFANQKLVVVAG from the coding sequence ATGTCTTCCTATCAAAGCATTAATCCCGCCAATAACCAGTTGCTGAAAAGTTGGCCGTCGCATGATGAGGCCGCTGTCAGCCATGCCCTGGACGTCGCCGATCGCCTTTTCCACTCATCATGGAGCAAAGGTGAGATCCAGCCACGTCTGCAGGTACTGAAAAAACTGGCTGACCTGATTGATAGCCGCGCGGAAGAACTGGCCACCATCGCCAGTAAAGAGATGGGGAAACTGATTGGTCAGAGCCGTGGCGAAGTGAAAATCTGTTCACAGATTGCCCGCTACTACGCAGAGAATGCAGAACGTATTCTTCAGCCGCAGTCCTATCCCAGCGAGCTGGGCGAAGCCTGGGTTGAGTATCATCCGATTGGCGTGTTAGTCGCCGTCGAGCCGTGGAACTTCCCTTACTATCAGCTGATGCGCGTACTGGCCCCTAACCTGGCGCTGGGTAACCCGGTGCTGGCGAAACATGCCAATATCGTGCCGCACTGTGCCGATGTCTTTGAAAAGCTGGTGCGTGAAGCGGGTGCACCTGAAGGTGCATGGACTAACCTGTTCATCTCAACCGATCAGGTCGCCGATCTGATTGCTGACGACCGGGTTCAGGGCGTTGCTCTGACCGGTTCCGAGCGCGCAGGCAGCGCCGTGGCTGAGCAGGCCGGTAAGCATCTGAAAAAATCGACGCTGGAACTGGGCGGCAATGACGTGTTTGTGGTGCTGGACGATGCCGATCTTGACGAAGCCGTCCGCCAGGGCGTGCAGGCGCGTCTCAGCAACTGCGGCCAGGTCTGTACCGCCGCAAAACGTTTTATTCTGCATGAGAAGATTGCCGATCGCTTTATCAGCCAGTTCAGTGCCGCGCTGAGTGCCGCCACGCTGGGCGATCCGCTGGATGAGAAAACCACGCTTGGCCCGCTCTCTTCCGCTGACGCACGCGACCGTCTGGTGAAACAGGTAAACGAAGCGGTGGCTAATGGTGCAAAACTGGTGACGGGCGGTAAAGCCGTTGAAGGTGAAGGTTGCTTCTATCAGCCCACCATTCTGACCGGCATTACCCCGGATAATCCTGCCTATTATCAGGAGTTCTTCGGCCCGGTGGCGCAGGTTTATGTCGTGGGTGATGATCAGGCGGCTGTGGCGCTGGCGAACGACTCGCACTATGGTCTGGGTGGATCGGTCTGGACTCGTGATATCGCACGCGGTCGTAAACTGGCGTCTGCCATTGAAACCGGCATGGTGTTTATCAACTCCCAGAGCGATACCTCTGCTGAGCTGCCATTTGGTGGTGTGAAACGTTCAGGCTATGGCCGTGAGCTTTCTGATCTTGGCATCAA